A genomic segment from Plasmodium sp. gorilla clade G2 genome assembly, chromosome: 3 encodes:
- a CDS encoding circumsporozoite (CS) protein, which produces MRNLAILSVSSFLFVEALFQEYQCYGSSSNTRVLNELNYDNAGTNLYNELEMNYYGKQENRYSLKNSSRLLGENDDVDNDDEKVVVDEDKEEPKGDEKEKDKDEKNENDEDKRKLKKEKNNKLRQPAGDDNVDPNANPNANPNANPNADPNANPNANPNANPNANPNVDPNANPNANPNANPNANPNANPNVDPNANPNANPNANPNVDPNANPNANPNANPNVDPNANPNANPNANPNANPNANPNANPNANPNKNNQANAKDQNKPNDQIGNKDEKANANNDGRNNNNEEPSDKNIEDYIKKIHNSLSTEWSPCSVTCGNGIQVRIKPGSAGKPKDQLDYENDLEKKICKMEKCSSVFNVVNSSIGLIMVLSFLFLN; this is translated from the coding sequence ATGAGAAACTTAGCTATTTTATCAGTTTCatcctttttatttgttgAGGCTTTATTCCAGGAATACCAGTGCTATGGAAGTTCTTCAAACACAAGGGTTctaaatgaattaaattatgataatgcaggtacaaatttatataatgaattagaaatgaattattatggAAAACAGGAAAATAGGTATAGCCTTAAAAACAGTAGTAGATTACTTGGAGAAAATGATGATGtagataatgatgatgaaaaggTAGTTGTTGATGAAGATAAAGAAGAACCTAAGGgtgatgaaaaagaaaaggataaagacgaaaaaaatgaaaatgatgaagataaaagaaaattaaaaaaagaaaaaaataataagttaAGACAACCAGCAGGGGATGATAATGTAGATCCTAATGCAAACCCAAATGCAAACCCAAATGCAAACCCAAATGCAGATCCTAATGCAAACCCAAATGCAAACCCTAATGCAAACCCAAATGCAAACCCCAATGTAGATCCTAATGCAAACCCTAATGCAAACCCCAATGCAAACCCAAATGCAAACCCAAATGCAAACCCCAATGTAGATCCTAATGCAAACCCTAATGCAAACCCAAATGCAAACCCCAATGTAGATCCTAATGCAAACCCTAATGCGAACCCAAATGCAAACCCCAATGTAGATCCTAATGCAAACCCTAATGCAAACCCTAATGCAAACCCAAATGCAAATCCAAATGCAAACCCAAATGCAAACCCAAATGCAAATCCTAATAAAAACAATCAAGCTAATGCAAAAGATCAAAATAAGCCAAATGATCAAATAGGaaataaagatgaaaaagCTAATGCCAACAATGAtggaagaaataataataacgaAGAACCATCTGATAAGAACATAGaagattatataaagaaaatacacAATTCTCTTTCAACTGAATGGTCTCCATGTAGTGTAACATGTGGAAATGGTATACAAGTTAGAATAAAGCCTGGTTCTGCTGGTAAACCTAAAGACCAATTAGACTATGAAAATGACCttgaaaagaaaatttgTAAAATGGAAAAATGTTCCAGTGTGTTCAATGTTGTAAATAGTTCAATAGGATTAATAATGGTATTATCCTTCTTGTTCCTTAATTAG